A genomic window from Methanovulcanius yangii includes:
- a CDS encoding chorismate synthase encodes MNTFGNFFRCTTFGESHGKALGVVIDGCPPGIAFSADDVQPYLDRRRPGTSDLTTPRRETDRVDILSGVFEGRTTGTPIAMIVGNIDARSGDYAELRDRFRPGHADLVYEQKYGIRDFRGGGRSSGRETVARVMAGALAARILAADGMAVSSRILSIHGNTDPGRFEDEIRAAKEADNSVGGVVEITATGCPPGLGDPVFGKLDAALASAMMSIGSVKAVEIGDGFAVTDRFGSENNDEIGPDGYLTNHAGGILGGISTGEAIVIRIAVKPTPSICLQQRTLDSAGRPAVLSVDGRHDPCIVPRILVVAECMAAIVLADASLAQSVNRWFAGKGTNAEKEKFR; translated from the coding sequence ATGAACACATTCGGGAATTTCTTCAGGTGCACGACCTTCGGGGAGAGCCACGGGAAGGCGCTGGGGGTCGTCATAGACGGATGTCCTCCGGGAATTGCGTTTTCAGCAGATGATGTCCAGCCGTATCTCGACCGCCGCCGTCCGGGGACAAGTGATTTGACTACTCCCCGCAGGGAAACGGACCGTGTTGACATTCTCTCCGGTGTCTTTGAGGGGCGGACCACCGGGACACCCATCGCGATGATCGTTGGTAACATCGATGCCCGGAGCGGCGATTATGCCGAGCTGCGGGACAGGTTTCGCCCGGGGCATGCCGATCTGGTCTATGAGCAGAAATATGGCATCCGTGACTTCCGTGGCGGCGGCAGGAGTTCCGGTCGTGAAACGGTTGCACGGGTGATGGCCGGTGCGCTTGCCGCCCGCATACTTGCCGCTGATGGGATGGCCGTCTCCTCCCGGATCCTGTCGATTCACGGGAATACGGATCCCGGCCGGTTTGAAGACGAAATCCGAGCCGCAAAGGAGGCGGACAACTCCGTCGGGGGCGTCGTGGAGATCACGGCAACAGGATGCCCTCCCGGTCTGGGTGACCCGGTTTTCGGGAAACTGGATGCCGCTCTTGCCTCGGCGATGATGTCGATAGGATCGGTCAAGGCGGTGGAAATTGGTGACGGGTTTGCCGTGACGGACCGGTTTGGCAGTGAAAATAACGATGAAATCGGTCCGGACGGATACCTGACGAACCATGCAGGTGGTATCCTCGGCGGCATATCGACCGGGGAGGCTATTGTCATACGGATTGCCGTCAAGCCCACTCCCTCCATCTGTCTCCAACAGCGGACGCTGGACTCCGCCGGGAGGCCCGCCGTTCTGTCGGTTGACGGCCGACATGATCCCTGCATCGTCCCCCGGATTCTGGTCGTTGCTGAGTGCATGGCGGCCATTGTACTTGCGGATGCCAGCCTTGCCCAGTCGGTGAACCGATGGTTCGCCGGAAAGGGGACGAACGCGGAGAAGGAGAAATTTAGATGA
- a CDS encoding META domain-containing protein, with protein sequence MKPCVMGAMGALLLLGVIACGCTTAPGEGETITGEVWLLNAYMDENGAMAAPLVSAPVTAEFMDGSLGGSGGCNSYGASYETSGTSMTIEMPVSTLMYCPEQGVMDQEQRYLTLLSDVASYSVHEGVLTMMDGSGAMILRFEAIVQTLEGTKWLLAGHHDGQNGFVSVLAGTRVSAEFGADDQMTGSAGCNNYFGPYSADKGTIAIGPLASTEMYCADPEGVMDQETAYLAAIQTAAEYRVGAGELMLMDEDGMRLARYVVSTETSAENLMATEWRMTSYSTGTGSVRSVLEGTVVSANFGADGQVAGSAGCNNYFGPFTVTGDRIAIGPLGSTKMMCGEPAGVMEQESAYLDALASSVAYRIEGSVLTLKDAGAVMVTFTEDTTSLTGRQWMLTSYTNGVGGVVSMLPETRITATFGADGQVTGSSGCNNYFAEYMAADDVLAVGAAGMTQMYCEQPDGVMDQETLYLQALERSSSYQIRSGTLTVMDEDGATLLVFS encoded by the coding sequence ATGAAACCATGTGTGATGGGGGCGATGGGGGCTCTCCTCCTCCTTGGAGTAATTGCCTGCGGGTGCACGACGGCGCCCGGTGAAGGGGAAACGATCACAGGTGAGGTGTGGCTTCTCAATGCCTATATGGATGAAAACGGTGCAATGGCTGCACCGCTTGTATCGGCACCGGTGACGGCGGAATTCATGGACGGCAGTCTGGGGGGTTCCGGCGGATGCAACAGCTACGGGGCGTCCTATGAGACGTCGGGGACGTCGATGACGATTGAAATGCCGGTCTCGACACTGATGTACTGTCCGGAACAGGGAGTGATGGATCAGGAGCAGCGGTATCTGACCCTTCTTTCCGATGTTGCGTCCTACTCGGTACATGAGGGCGTCCTGACGATGATGGATGGGTCCGGTGCGATGATTCTGCGGTTCGAAGCGATCGTTCAGACCCTTGAAGGAACGAAATGGCTTCTTGCCGGGCATCACGACGGGCAGAATGGATTTGTATCGGTATTAGCCGGAACGCGTGTCAGCGCTGAATTCGGGGCCGATGATCAGATGACGGGAAGTGCGGGGTGCAACAACTACTTTGGACCCTATTCTGCGGATAAGGGAACGATTGCCATCGGCCCGCTGGCGTCGACCGAGATGTACTGTGCAGACCCGGAAGGAGTGATGGATCAGGAGACCGCCTATCTTGCCGCGATTCAGACGGCAGCTGAATATAGAGTCGGTGCAGGGGAACTGATGCTCATGGACGAGGACGGCATGCGGCTTGCCCGCTATGTCGTCTCTACGGAGACGTCGGCGGAAAACCTGATGGCAACGGAGTGGCGGATGACCTCCTATTCCACGGGCACGGGGTCTGTCCGGTCCGTCCTCGAAGGGACGGTAGTTTCCGCAAATTTCGGTGCTGACGGGCAGGTGGCGGGAAGTGCAGGGTGCAACAATTACTTTGGTCCGTTCACCGTTACGGGGGACCGCATTGCCATCGGGCCACTCGGTTCCACAAAGATGATGTGCGGGGAACCGGCGGGAGTAATGGAGCAGGAGAGTGCCTACCTTGATGCTCTGGCATCCTCTGTGGCCTATCGTATCGAAGGGAGCGTACTTACACTGAAGGACGCGGGCGCAGTCATGGTGACCTTCACTGAGGATACCACGAGCCTCACCGGCCGGCAGTGGATGCTTACGTCCTATACCAACGGTGTGGGCGGCGTCGTTTCCATGCTCCCTGAAACCCGTATCACTGCCACCTTCGGTGCCGATGGTCAGGTGACGGGAAGTTCGGGATGCAATAACTACTTTGCAGAGTATATGGCAGCAGACGACGTCCTCGCTGTTGGTGCGGCGGGGATGACGCAGATGTACTGTGAACAGCCGGACGGGGTGATGGACCAGGAGACACTGTATCTTCAGGCACTGGAAAGGTCATCATCCTATCAGATTCGGTCGGGGACCCTTACTGTCATGGATGAAGACGGCGCGACACTTCTTGTCTTCAGTTAG
- a CDS encoding GNAT family N-acetyltransferase, with protein MSGAFIRPYSDADFDDVCRMNAGMHPASYAGAVFVRQAGALYPESFFVIQGPSGVAGFTIAAVVQGRPSEGWILRLHVSEECRRSGYGRMLLRAAIRSLAVSGATSVFLSVAPANAAATDLYASEGFVPVSRAERYFGDGEDRLIMEKAL; from the coding sequence ATGAGTGGCGCCTTCATCCGGCCATACAGCGATGCCGATTTCGATGATGTCTGCCGGATGAATGCCGGCATGCATCCGGCATCCTATGCAGGAGCCGTCTTCGTCCGGCAGGCGGGGGCACTGTATCCCGAATCTTTTTTTGTAATACAGGGTCCTTCCGGCGTGGCCGGGTTTACGATTGCCGCCGTAGTACAGGGTCGCCCTTCGGAGGGATGGATACTCAGGCTTCATGTCTCAGAAGAATGCCGGAGAAGCGGGTACGGAAGAATGCTCCTTAGGGCCGCGATACGTTCTCTTGCGGTATCGGGGGCAACATCGGTATTTCTGTCGGTTGCACCTGCGAATGCTGCCGCAACCGACCTCTATGCGAGTGAGGGGTTCGTGCCCGTCTCAAGGGCCGAGCGGTATTTTGGAGATGGAGAGGACCGTCTCATCATGGAGAAGGCCCTCTAA
- the aroE gene encoding shikimate dehydrogenase, with translation MKRIVLIGPRGSGKSTIGPMVAQACGVPFIDTDEEIVSRTGRTVEELFRADGEDAFRDYETEVIQNLPEGPLVIATGGGAVCRTENVRMLRREAMVVFLEASAAVLADRTRGGMRPALTSLSHDEEVAAVLERRRARYRAAADLCLRADEETPAALCRVILEAAEKGSLPVNALSELLSFLDTTMIPAGERNVVHTRIRTGASWHNGLYAVIGNPCLHSISPSVFNPLFEKYRLDAFYTRIEHPDLAAIMAQFNRAGMKGLSVTIPFKQDVMRYCDAITPDAREIGAVNTVVQCGGRTMGSNTDWLGIRRPLEDTPAGEAVVFGAGGAAYAAIYALQSLGCGVTVLNRTAARAREAGERFDCAAGVPDDYKADAFDIIINATSVGMGGALPPLLRRDQLHEGQTVFDLVYTPPATPLIREARAAGCICIPGTEMFIHQACGQFERFTGIALEPDEVRELI, from the coding sequence ATGAAGCGCATCGTCCTCATCGGACCACGGGGTTCCGGCAAGTCCACGATCGGGCCCATGGTGGCACAGGCATGTGGTGTCCCGTTCATTGATACAGATGAGGAAATTGTGAGCCGGACCGGGCGGACGGTGGAGGAGTTGTTCCGTGCGGATGGAGAGGATGCTTTCAGGGACTATGAAACAGAGGTGATACAAAACCTTCCCGAAGGCCCCCTGGTGATCGCAACCGGCGGGGGGGCAGTCTGCAGGACTGAGAATGTCCGAATGCTGCGAAGGGAGGCCATGGTGGTCTTTCTCGAGGCCTCCGCGGCGGTTCTTGCTGACAGGACCCGGGGGGGCATGCGCCCTGCGCTGACCTCCCTCTCTCATGATGAGGAGGTGGCAGCGGTTCTTGAGCGCAGGCGTGCCCGCTACCGGGCAGCGGCCGATCTCTGCCTGAGGGCCGATGAAGAGACGCCCGCAGCACTCTGCAGGGTGATTCTTGAAGCGGCGGAGAAGGGGTCCCTCCCGGTGAATGCACTGTCGGAGTTGCTGTCGTTTCTTGACACGACCATGATTCCGGCGGGCGAGCGGAATGTGGTTCATACCCGCATACGGACAGGGGCATCCTGGCATAACGGTCTGTATGCCGTCATCGGCAACCCATGTCTGCATTCGATAAGTCCGTCCGTCTTCAACCCGCTCTTTGAAAAGTACCGGCTCGATGCGTTCTATACCCGCATTGAACATCCCGACCTTGCAGCTATCATGGCACAGTTCAACAGGGCCGGGATGAAGGGCCTCTCCGTCACTATTCCCTTCAAGCAGGACGTCATGCGGTACTGTGATGCCATCACCCCTGATGCCCGGGAAATCGGTGCGGTCAATACGGTGGTGCAGTGTGGGGGACGAACCATGGGTTCGAATACCGACTGGCTGGGTATTCGCCGTCCTCTCGAGGATACTCCGGCAGGGGAGGCGGTGGTCTTTGGTGCGGGCGGGGCCGCGTATGCCGCCATCTACGCTCTCCAGTCGCTGGGGTGCGGGGTGACCGTACTGAACCGCACCGCGGCTCGTGCCAGGGAGGCGGGAGAACGGTTCGACTGTGCCGCCGGGGTTCCGGATGATTATAAGGCGGATGCATTCGATATCATCATTAATGCGACGTCCGTCGGAATGGGGGGCGCCCTGCCGCCTCTTCTCCGGCGGGATCAACTGCACGAAGGGCAGACGGTCTTTGATTTGGTCTATACACCACCCGCGACCCCGCTCATCCGTGAGGCCCGGGCGGCAGGATGCATCTGCATACCGGGAACAGAGATGTTCATTCACCAGGCGTGCGGCCAGTTCGAGCGGTTCACCGGTATCGCCTTGGAACCGGATGAAGTCAGGGAGCTGATATGA
- the aroA gene encoding 3-phosphoshikimate 1-carboxyvinyltransferase, with translation MNIRLPRLENIEQRFTAPPSKSGTHRAFIAASLANGGSSAITRSLRSEDTMCTRTGLAQMGVLMEDVGDDIIVDGAGCTLDSGRGAVTLDCRNSGTTLRLLASVGLLHRHPVTLTGSSRMQERPIGPLAEALRTIGAAVVYENQEGYPPVTVTGRLMGGPVAIDAGISSQFVSSVMMAAPCAEEPVEITLMSPGVSRSYVDLTADVMGRFGADVIHRSDGRMVIHNRGYRACDYRVEGDYSSASYFFAIAAVCGGCVTVSNLNPSSLQGDRRMLDILEEMGCSVHTGAGIVTVERDGPLVGVSLNMAQTPDIIQTVAAVASFAAGPTSIEGTANLRHKESDRVAAVVAISACAGASVDVGDDSLTIHPGTRPGGGMLDPVDDHRTAMSGAVVALGRGDVTIKDAECVSKSFPGFWDALGGAGI, from the coding sequence GTGAATATCCGTCTCCCCCGCCTTGAAAATATTGAACAGAGGTTTACTGCGCCCCCCTCAAAGAGCGGCACCCACCGTGCCTTCATTGCAGCATCCCTTGCAAACGGAGGTTCTTCCGCCATCACCCGCTCTCTCCGGTCGGAGGATACCATGTGTACCCGTACCGGACTTGCGCAGATGGGAGTCCTGATGGAGGATGTGGGAGATGATATCATTGTTGATGGGGCAGGATGTACTCTTGACAGCGGCAGAGGGGCGGTGACCCTGGACTGCCGCAATTCCGGGACAACCCTGCGGCTTCTCGCATCTGTTGGCCTTCTCCACCGTCACCCCGTCACCCTGACCGGTTCATCCCGGATGCAGGAACGCCCGATAGGGCCCCTTGCCGAGGCGCTCAGGACGATCGGGGCCGCGGTGGTCTATGAAAATCAGGAGGGATACCCACCTGTCACCGTCACCGGGAGGCTCATGGGTGGACCGGTCGCCATCGATGCAGGGATCTCCAGCCAGTTCGTCTCCTCTGTCATGATGGCGGCCCCCTGTGCAGAAGAACCGGTGGAGATCACGCTCATGAGCCCGGGTGTGTCGCGTTCATATGTGGACCTTACTGCCGATGTGATGGGCCGTTTCGGCGCGGATGTGATCCATAGGAGCGATGGAAGAATGGTGATTCACAATCGGGGATACCGCGCCTGCGACTACCGTGTCGAAGGGGACTATTCGTCAGCATCCTACTTCTTTGCGATAGCCGCGGTATGCGGCGGATGTGTCACCGTCAGTAATCTCAATCCATCCTCTCTTCAGGGCGATCGCCGAATGCTTGACATCCTTGAGGAGATGGGGTGCTCGGTCCATACGGGGGCCGGGATTGTGACCGTCGAACGGGACGGGCCCCTTGTGGGAGTCTCCCTCAATATGGCCCAGACCCCCGATATCATCCAGACCGTGGCCGCTGTTGCGTCCTTTGCGGCGGGCCCGACCAGCATAGAGGGGACGGCAAACCTCCGGCACAAGGAGAGTGACAGGGTTGCAGCCGTTGTGGCAATCAGCGCATGTGCCGGTGCCTCTGTGGATGTCGGGGATGATTCTCTTACCATCCATCCGGGAACCCGGCCCGGCGGCGGGATGCTTGACCCGGTTGATGATCACCGGACGGCCATGAGTGGTGCGGTGGTTGCCCTTGGTCGCGGGGATGTCACCATCAAAGACGCTGAGTGCGTCAGCAAGTCATTTCCCGGGTTCTGGGATGCCCTCGGGGGGGCGGGAATATGA
- a CDS encoding prephenate dehydratase has product MNVVCLGPYGTFSHEMAMKVYEGDILLLPTIGDVFATAIDQGCPGIVPVENSDAGAVGPVMDCLREYPVFITGEGYLNIRHHLAAKNPAGPISVIYAHPQAHDQCRRVLETLGAEIIHTSSNSASARMAAQSVDAAAVTTSAAALSEGLTIVQEDIQNVHTNITRFIRIERSPGPAVTSGKCSFIIDPREDRPGLLYEILGIFYSLSLNLTRIESRPSKRDIGNYVFFIDVAVGEGLDCALSRLRSMAEVKHLGCYGLMEEK; this is encoded by the coding sequence ATGAACGTGGTTTGTCTTGGCCCCTACGGAACGTTCAGCCATGAGATGGCGATGAAGGTGTATGAAGGCGATATCCTCCTCCTTCCCACGATAGGGGATGTATTTGCAACGGCCATCGATCAGGGCTGTCCTGGTATTGTCCCGGTTGAAAACAGCGACGCAGGGGCTGTCGGGCCTGTGATGGACTGCCTGCGTGAATACCCCGTATTCATCACCGGCGAGGGGTATCTCAATATCCGGCATCACCTGGCGGCAAAGAATCCTGCCGGGCCGATTTCAGTCATCTATGCCCATCCGCAGGCCCACGACCAGTGTCGGCGGGTTCTTGAGACGCTGGGGGCAGAGATCATCCATACCAGCAGCAACAGCGCGAGCGCCAGAATGGCCGCACAGTCCGTAGATGCGGCTGCCGTTACGACGAGTGCTGCTGCGCTCAGCGAAGGACTTACGATCGTGCAGGAGGATATCCAGAACGTCCATACGAACATCACACGGTTCATCCGTATCGAACGCTCTCCCGGACCCGCAGTGACATCGGGAAAGTGCAGTTTCATCATCGACCCCCGGGAAGATCGTCCCGGCCTGCTGTATGAGATCCTGGGGATATTCTATTCGCTCTCCCTCAACCTCACGAGGATTGAATCGCGACCATCGAAGCGGGACATTGGGAACTATGTCTTCTTCATCGACGTAGCCGTAGGCGAGGGGCTCGATTGTGCCCTTTCCAGGCTCCGCTCGATGGCAGAGGTGAAGCATCTGGGATGCTATGGCTTGATGGAGGAGAAATAA
- the iorB gene encoding indolepyruvate ferredoxin oxidoreductase subunit beta: MSGSYDVLIVGVGGQGTILASNILGEACLLEGKSVRGAETHGMAQRGGSVETHIRIDGKYGPLISPGTADLIISFDLLEALRYSHFLKDGGTIISNTETIIPTSAFQYDAEVPEAEDISRQLAGRDVLTVDAAALALEAGTILAQNVVMLGAASRHIPLTVESLKEAVRRCVPPKTVDTNLKAFDLGRAALE, from the coding sequence ATGAGTGGAAGTTATGATGTCCTGATCGTTGGTGTCGGCGGGCAGGGAACGATCCTTGCCTCGAACATTCTCGGTGAGGCATGCCTCCTCGAAGGGAAGAGTGTGCGAGGCGCAGAAACCCATGGCATGGCCCAGCGCGGGGGTTCGGTGGAGACCCATATCCGGATTGACGGGAAGTACGGTCCGCTCATCTCACCCGGCACCGCGGACCTGATCATCTCGTTCGACCTCCTTGAGGCGCTCAGGTATTCGCATTTCCTGAAAGATGGCGGAACGATCATCTCCAACACGGAGACGATCATCCCGACCTCCGCTTTCCAGTATGATGCGGAGGTGCCGGAAGCGGAGGACATTTCCCGGCAGCTTGCCGGACGGGATGTCCTCACCGTCGACGCTGCTGCACTGGCCCTCGAAGCAGGCACCATCCTTGCGCAGAATGTTGTGATGCTCGGGGCGGCGTCCCGGCACATTCCGCTCACCGTCGAAAGCCTCAAAGAAGCGGTCCGGCGTTGTGTCCCTCCGAAAACCGTAGATACCAACCTGAAGGCGTTCGACCTCGGCCGCGCCGCCCTCGAATAA
- a CDS encoding tRNA (N(6)-L-threonylcarbamoyladenosine(37)-C(2))-methylthiotransferase — protein sequence MHELVNRRFHIESYGCTYNHADAQKLIAIATSQGCVQVPAEEAEVVIINSCTVVAATERAMLRRLKAFQAKEVIITGCMPVVQKERILEEFPRARILLPDEVYRAHPWTGVMIAPAVGVMQVGPGCMGACTYCITRFARGRMQSLPVSSIVHEIEELGRAGAAEVQLTGQDLSAYGMDCGTDLAVLLQAIDRSTADVRVRVGMMNPATVLPILDRLVDAFQSEKIFGFAHLPVQAGSDKVLKDMNRGYTGAEYCRVVEAFRREIPDIRISTDFIVGFPTETDADFEETLSLLRKTSPTKVNITRFSVRDGTPAAAYRDIPDRVKKDRSRALTAAAGTISDRHNEGLLGEEFEVIVTEQKRGGSVVARSPGYENIVIREELPLGSRCRVRITGHQRHYLIGSRSDRG from the coding sequence ATGCACGAGCTTGTTAACCGCAGATTTCATATCGAATCGTATGGCTGTACCTACAACCACGCCGATGCACAGAAACTGATTGCCATCGCCACATCACAGGGGTGCGTCCAGGTTCCCGCGGAAGAAGCGGAGGTTGTCATCATCAATTCCTGTACAGTAGTCGCTGCGACCGAAAGAGCGATGCTGAGGCGTCTGAAGGCCTTTCAGGCGAAGGAAGTGATCATTACCGGGTGCATGCCGGTCGTCCAGAAGGAGCGCATTTTGGAAGAATTCCCCCGCGCCCGGATTCTCCTCCCGGACGAGGTATATCGGGCCCATCCATGGACGGGGGTGATGATCGCTCCTGCGGTCGGTGTTATGCAGGTCGGGCCGGGATGTATGGGCGCCTGCACATACTGTATTACACGGTTTGCCCGGGGGCGTATGCAGAGCCTCCCCGTCAGTAGCATTGTACATGAGATCGAGGAACTCGGCCGGGCCGGTGCAGCGGAAGTTCAGCTGACCGGCCAGGACCTGAGTGCCTACGGCATGGACTGCGGGACGGATCTTGCGGTGCTGTTGCAGGCGATCGACCGGAGCACTGCCGACGTTCGTGTCAGGGTGGGTATGATGAATCCGGCAACAGTTCTGCCAATCCTTGACCGCCTTGTTGATGCCTTCCAGTCAGAGAAGATCTTCGGTTTCGCCCATCTCCCGGTTCAGGCAGGTTCCGACAAAGTTCTAAAAGACATGAACCGGGGATACACCGGAGCGGAGTACTGCAGAGTCGTGGAGGCCTTTCGAAGAGAGATCCCGGATATCCGCATCTCCACGGATTTTATCGTCGGATTTCCTACGGAGACCGACGCGGACTTCGAGGAGACTCTTTCCCTCCTCAGGAAAACAAGCCCCACGAAGGTCAATATCACGCGATTTTCGGTCAGGGACGGCACCCCGGCAGCGGCATACCGGGATATTCCCGACAGGGTGAAAAAGGACCGTTCAAGGGCATTGACGGCGGCCGCCGGCACCATCAGCGACCGTCACAACGAAGGCCTTCTGGGTGAGGAATTTGAGGTCATAGTCACTGAACAGAAGAGGGGCGGGTCGGTTGTGGCACGCAGTCCCGGGTATGAAAACATCGTTATCAGGGAAGAACTCCCCCTCGGGTCGAGGTGCCGTGTTCGGATAACGGGTCACCAGAGGCATTATCTGATAGGAAGCAGATCTGACAGGGGATAG
- the iorA gene encoding indolepyruvate ferredoxin oxidoreductase subunit alpha, producing the protein MVTRYMLGNEVIAHACCEANIDFASGYPGTPSSEVIDILRTQNDRDFYVEWSVNEKVALENALAAAWTGIRSLATMKHVGLNVAADPLMTSAYTGITGGLVILSADDPFAHSSQNEQDSRRYALFARIPCLDPASVREARTMMIEAFALSEEFGLPVLFRPTTRICHSKSDVEPGEVGTDHRTGHFERNPQQYVVIPAHTRVLHKKLNEKLGPLARALVAKGLNTAEVKGSTGIIAGGIAASYVQELLPDGVSFAKIGAYPVDLEWLGGFVAQHEKILVVEELSPVIEEAVRMVATSTIVNGKMDGYIAYEGELDPASVATAMGKAGFVPTEVFPEVTAVPDIPRRPPLLCAGCGHRSVFYAMKRVFKDGIFPSDIGCYTLGIQLGVVDTTICMGASITVGSGIAQSGEERDVVCTIGDSTFLHTGIQGLLNAVYNGANMTVVILDNRITAMTGHQPNPNTGMTARGVESPPVSLEAICRSCGAAYVEKVNSYDLTQCLEAMKAAKARRGVKVIIAYQPCVINARRAGIRRKPFTVDTDACTGCKACVRFGCPAIEFHDEKASINTLCSGCSVCAQICPTGAIRMEGKK; encoded by the coding sequence ATGGTTACACGCTATATGCTGGGAAATGAGGTGATAGCCCACGCCTGCTGTGAGGCGAACATCGATTTTGCCAGCGGATACCCGGGGACCCCGTCATCAGAAGTCATCGATATCCTCCGGACTCAGAATGATCGGGATTTTTATGTGGAATGGTCGGTGAATGAAAAGGTTGCTCTCGAAAACGCCCTTGCAGCGGCATGGACCGGTATTCGTTCACTTGCGACCATGAAGCATGTCGGACTGAATGTTGCGGCCGACCCGCTTATGACCAGCGCATACACGGGGATTACGGGGGGCCTTGTCATTCTTTCAGCGGATGATCCGTTCGCCCACAGTTCCCAGAATGAGCAGGACAGCAGGAGATATGCACTCTTTGCCAGGATTCCCTGTCTGGACCCCGCAAGCGTGCGCGAGGCGCGGACGATGATGATAGAGGCCTTCGCACTCTCCGAGGAGTTTGGGCTTCCCGTCCTCTTCCGGCCGACGACGCGCATCTGCCATTCAAAGAGCGATGTTGAACCCGGGGAAGTCGGTACCGATCACCGCACAGGACACTTTGAGCGCAACCCACAGCAGTATGTGGTCATTCCCGCACATACCCGGGTGCTTCATAAAAAACTCAATGAAAAGCTGGGTCCGCTTGCCCGTGCACTCGTCGCAAAGGGCCTCAATACCGCCGAGGTGAAGGGGTCGACCGGCATCATTGCGGGTGGGATTGCGGCATCCTATGTGCAGGAACTTCTTCCGGATGGCGTCTCGTTTGCAAAGATCGGTGCGTACCCGGTTGATCTGGAATGGCTTGGCGGGTTTGTTGCGCAGCATGAGAAGATTCTGGTGGTCGAAGAACTTTCCCCTGTCATCGAAGAAGCGGTGCGCATGGTTGCAACATCCACCATTGTCAACGGCAAGATGGACGGCTATATTGCATACGAGGGTGAACTTGACCCCGCATCGGTTGCCACGGCGATGGGAAAGGCCGGCTTTGTGCCGACAGAGGTCTTCCCTGAGGTGACTGCGGTCCCGGATATTCCCCGACGCCCACCCCTCCTCTGTGCAGGATGTGGTCACCGGTCGGTCTTCTATGCGATGAAGCGGGTCTTCAAAGACGGCATATTCCCGAGCGACATCGGATGCTATACGCTGGGAATTCAGCTCGGGGTGGTGGATACCACGATATGCATGGGAGCCTCCATCACGGTGGGAAGCGGGATTGCCCAGTCCGGCGAGGAACGGGATGTCGTATGCACCATCGGGGACTCCACCTTCCTTCACACGGGTATTCAGGGGCTCCTGAATGCAGTGTACAACGGGGCGAACATGACGGTCGTCATCCTCGACAATCGGATCACCGCCATGACCGGGCACCAGCCCAACCCGAATACCGGAATGACGGCGAGGGGGGTGGAATCCCCTCCCGTCTCCCTTGAGGCCATCTGCCGGTCGTGTGGGGCGGCCTATGTTGAGAAGGTCAACTCCTATGATCTGACACAGTGCCTTGAGGCGATGAAGGCTGCAAAGGCACGCAGAGGGGTGAAAGTCATCATCGCCTACCAGCCATGCGTGATCAATGCACGTCGTGCCGGGATCAGGAGAAAACCATTCACCGTGGATACAGACGCATGCACCGGCTGCAAGGCATGTGTCAGGTTTGGGTGCCCTGCCATCGAATTCCATGATGAGAAGGCATCCATCAATACGCTGTGCAGCGGGTGTTCGGTCTGTGCGCAGATCTGTCCCACCGGCGCCATACGAATGGAGGGAAAGAAATGA